Proteins encoded within one genomic window of Pirellulales bacterium:
- the dnaX gene encoding DNA polymerase III subunit gamma/tau produces the protein MGSRRDGYTVIARRYRPQTFADLVGQDSAAQALRGAIAAGRVGHAYLFTGARGVGKTSTARIFAKALNCEHGPTPSPCNECDICRGISTGEDLDVLEIDGASNRGIDEIRELRQNVHVRPSRARFKIYIIDEVHMLTREAFNALLKTLEEPPDHVKFFFCTTEPEKIPITILSRCQRFDFAGIKPGQIVERLRQIAAQEGAEVDDAALSLLARRAAGSMRDSQSLLEQILSFGGKRISAADVHALLGTVGGDRLTKLIAQLGARQPAAALAELDTALAEGCDLGQLLGQLLGSFRDVMVLKVGGTPESLLFSSTQEGADFAQATDALGLEAVLASMQILDQTLARMRYSTHGRILAELALVQLCRLSEIDELPELVAQLREGGVATASPRPAASAVTETSKKNDLNGAGPASAPAAPVAARELPPAAVAELPAPTATVTLTPANAQAIWNQASGSLGGILQGHASICERVVLEGDGQLVVTFRQSLDDSRQYCAQPAHLEQLAAAMQALTGVPVAIRFELVPDPAVAPRAVEPRSARPGVSAQRTLQERSQHPLARRAIELFDAKPLSVDLPDRR, from the coding sequence ATCGGCTCGCGACGCGACGGCTATACCGTCATCGCCCGCCGCTATCGGCCGCAGACGTTTGCCGATCTCGTCGGCCAGGACAGCGCGGCGCAGGCGCTGCGCGGGGCCATCGCCGCCGGCCGCGTGGGCCATGCCTACCTGTTCACCGGCGCGCGCGGCGTGGGCAAGACCTCGACCGCGCGGATCTTTGCCAAGGCGCTCAATTGCGAGCACGGGCCGACGCCCAGCCCGTGCAACGAGTGTGACATCTGCCGGGGCATCAGCACCGGCGAAGATCTCGACGTGCTCGAAATCGACGGCGCCAGCAACCGCGGCATCGACGAGATCCGCGAACTGCGGCAGAACGTGCATGTGCGCCCCAGCCGGGCTCGCTTCAAGATCTACATCATCGACGAAGTCCACATGCTCACGCGCGAGGCCTTCAACGCGCTGTTGAAGACCCTCGAGGAGCCGCCCGACCATGTGAAGTTCTTCTTCTGCACGACGGAGCCGGAGAAGATTCCGATCACGATCTTGTCGCGGTGCCAGCGATTCGACTTCGCCGGCATCAAGCCAGGACAAATCGTCGAGCGGCTAAGGCAGATCGCCGCGCAAGAGGGCGCCGAGGTCGACGACGCGGCCTTGAGCTTGCTCGCGCGCCGCGCGGCAGGGTCGATGCGCGACAGCCAGTCGCTGCTGGAACAGATTCTTTCGTTCGGCGGCAAACGCATCTCGGCCGCCGACGTACACGCGCTGCTGGGAACCGTCGGCGGCGACCGGCTGACCAAGCTGATCGCCCAGCTCGGCGCCCGCCAGCCCGCCGCGGCCTTGGCGGAACTCGATACTGCGCTGGCCGAAGGCTGCGACCTGGGCCAACTGCTCGGTCAATTGTTGGGCTCGTTTCGCGACGTCATGGTACTCAAGGTTGGCGGCACGCCCGAGTCGTTGCTGTTCAGCTCGACGCAGGAAGGCGCCGATTTTGCGCAAGCGACCGACGCGCTGGGCCTCGAGGCCGTACTCGCGTCGATGCAGATTCTCGATCAGACGTTGGCCCGGATGCGTTACAGCACGCACGGCCGGATTCTGGCCGAGTTGGCCCTGGTCCAGCTCTGCCGGCTCAGCGAAATCGACGAGCTGCCGGAGCTCGTGGCGCAACTGCGCGAAGGTGGCGTCGCAACCGCGTCGCCGCGACCTGCCGCATCGGCGGTTACCGAGACGTCAAAAAAAAACGACCTTAACGGGGCCGGGCCGGCCAGTGCGCCCGCTGCCCCCGTTGCTGCCAGGGAACTTCCCCCCGCGGCAGTGGCGGAATTGCCCGCTCCCACGGCCACGGTAACGCTCACTCCGGCCAATGCGCAGGCGATCTGGAACCAGGCGTCCGGCAGCCTGGGCGGCATCTTGCAAGGCCACGCCTCGATTTGCGAGCGAGTCGTCTTGGAAGGCGACGGACAGTTGGTCGTGACGTTCCGTCAGTCGCTCGACGACAGCCGTCAGTATTGTGCTCAGCCCGCGCATCTCGAGCAGCTCGCGGCGGCGATGCAAGCGCTCACGGGCGTCCCGGTGGCGATTCGATTCGAGTTGGTGCCCGACCCGGCGGTCGCGCCGCGGGCCGTCGAGCCGCGCAGTGCGCGTCCGGGCGTATCTGCGCAGCGGACGCTGCAGGAACG